Genomic DNA from Streptomyces sp. PCS3-D2:
GGCGGCGGGCCGTGGCGCTCTGGGTGGGTGCGGCCGCCGCGGCCTACCTCGTCGTCCTGCTGATCACCTTCGCCGTGAACATCCCCCTCAACAACGAGCTCGCCGGCGCGGGCGACGTCGCCGGGATGAAGGACTTCGGGATCGTCGAGCGGTTCAGGACGACCTGGGTGACCACCAACATCATCCGCACACTTCTGTGCACCACCGCGCTGGCCGCACTCGCCCGTGCCCTGCTCCTCCACGGCCGCGCCACCCGGTGAACGCCCGTCGGCCCGGCCGGCCCCGAGCTCCTCCGTCAGTGGAGGACCAGGGCCCAGGCGAGGCAGCCGAGGGCGATCGTGCACAGCACGGACCGCCACGCGTTGGCGCGTACCCACGGTGATTCGAAGGCCCGCCGGACCGCCGCGGGGTCGCCGATGCCGTCGACCGGGCCGGCCTGTTCCAGGGCGTTGTTCAGCGGAATGTTGACCCTCGCCGTCACGGCCATTGCCGCGAGATACGCGCCGAGCGCGCCGGCCAGCGGCACCAGCGCGTCCCGCCCGCCACCGCCCACGGCGTGGAGGACCAATGCGGCCGCGACGAACACGAGCGCACCGACGTAGCCCAGCAAGAACCAGCCGTTGAGGATCGCCACGTTGACGCGCTGCATGGTCTCGATGAACGTGCGGTTTCCGGCGACCCGCAGACCCGGCATCACGGCCACGGAGAACCCGTAGAAGAGGCCGCTCATCCATCCGACGGTGATCGTCGCGGCGATCATCGTCGCCAGCCGTGCCGTCTCCACGTGAGGCTCCCCCGGATCGAGTATCGGGTCAGGAACTGGTCTTCGAACGGTCAGGTCACGCCGATCATAGGGTGCGGGGGACCGGTCCGGGGGCCGCGTAGGCTGACAGACCGGCCCCTCGCTCCACCGCCCGCCCCCCACGTCACCGCCGAACGGAGTCACCTGCCATGCTGACCGCCCTCACCGGTGTCCACGGGGACCGTGCGGACGCCGTCACCGTCGCCGGCCGAACCGCCTCCTACGAGGAACTCCTGGGAGCCGCCCGGCAGGTGGCGGCGGATCTCACCGCATCGGGGGTCCCCGCCTTCGCGGTGACCGCCACGGCCTCCCTGGAAACGGTGGCCGCCGTGGTCGGTGCGCTGCTCGCCGGAGTACCGTGCGTCCCGCTGCCGCCCGACGCCGGTCCGGCCGAGCGCGGCCACATCCTGCGCGACTCCGGGGCCCGCCCCGTCGAGGTCGACTTCGCCCGCCGCTCGGACAGGACCCCCGTACCGGCCCGGGTGCACGCCCCGGAGGATCCCGCGCTGATCCTCTACACCTCGGGCACCACCGGAGCCCCCAAGGGCGTGGTCCTCAGCAGCGCGGCGATCACCGCCGACCTGGACGCGCTCGCCGAGGCCTGGCAGTGGAGCGCCGAGGACACCCTGGTCCACGGGCTCCCGCTGTTCCACGTCCACGGCCTCGTCCTCGGTGTCCTCGGAGCCCTGCGCACCGGCAGCCGCCTCGTGCACACCGGCCGGCCGACCCCGGAGGCGTACGCGGCCGCGGGCGGGAGCCTGTACTTCGGTGTGCCGACCGTGTGGTCCCGGGTGGCCCGTGAGCCCCGGGCCGCCGCCGCCCTGTCGGGGGCGCGGCTCCTGGTGTCGGGCAGTGCGGCGCTGCCCGCGCCGGTCTTCCGGGACATCGAGCGGGTGAGCGGACACCGCATCGTCGAGCGGTACGGGATGACCGAGACGCTGATCACCGTGAGCGGCCGGGCCGGCGGCTGCCTCCACCCGGGCACGGTCGGGACGCCGCTGCCGGGCGTCGCCACCCGCATCGCGGCCGAGGAGGGCGCGGAGATCGGCGAACTCCAGCTGACCGGCCCCACGCTGTTCTCCGGCTACCTGGGCCGGCCCGAGGCGACCGCCGCCGCGTACACCGAGGACGGCTGGTTCCGTACGGGTGACATCGCGGCCGTCGACGAGAAGGACGGCGTCCACCGGATCGTGGGCCGTGCCTCGACCGACATGATCAAGTCGGGCGGGTACCGGATCGGCGCGGGCGAGATCGAGAACGCGCTCCTGGACCATCCCCGGGTCCGTGAGGCGGCCGTGGTCGGGGTCCCCGACACGGACCTCGGACAGCGGATCGTCGCGTTCGTCGTCGCGGAGGGGGTGACGGGAGCCGAGCTCACCGACTTCGTCGCCGCCCACCTGTCCATCCACAAACGCCCCCGCGAAGTCCGCTTCGTCGAGTCGGTCCCGCGCAACGCCATGGGCAAGCCGCAAAAGCGCCTCCTCCTGGACGACACCACCACGGAGCACCGCGCCTGATCGCCGCCCGGCGCGAGGCAGCCCCGCCTCAACCGGATCGGCCTTCGTCCAGCTGTGCGTTGACCCGGGCGGCCTGGCGGGTCAGGTGGTCGCGCTCAGCGAGGTTCGGAGCCTTCAGCGCCGCCTCCGCGTACAAA
This window encodes:
- a CDS encoding DUF1772 domain-containing protein produces the protein METARLATMIAATITVGWMSGLFYGFSVAVMPGLRVAGNRTFIETMQRVNVAILNGWFLLGYVGALVFVAAALVLHAVGGGGRDALVPLAGALGAYLAAMAVTARVNIPLNNALEQAGPVDGIGDPAAVRRAFESPWVRANAWRSVLCTIALGCLAWALVLH
- a CDS encoding acyl-CoA synthetase — translated: MLTALTGVHGDRADAVTVAGRTASYEELLGAARQVAADLTASGVPAFAVTATASLETVAAVVGALLAGVPCVPLPPDAGPAERGHILRDSGARPVEVDFARRSDRTPVPARVHAPEDPALILYTSGTTGAPKGVVLSSAAITADLDALAEAWQWSAEDTLVHGLPLFHVHGLVLGVLGALRTGSRLVHTGRPTPEAYAAAGGSLYFGVPTVWSRVAREPRAAAALSGARLLVSGSAALPAPVFRDIERVSGHRIVERYGMTETLITVSGRAGGCLHPGTVGTPLPGVATRIAAEEGAEIGELQLTGPTLFSGYLGRPEATAAAYTEDGWFRTGDIAAVDEKDGVHRIVGRASTDMIKSGGYRIGAGEIENALLDHPRVREAAVVGVPDTDLGQRIVAFVVAEGVTGAELTDFVAAHLSIHKRPREVRFVESVPRNAMGKPQKRLLLDDTTTEHRA